The Pocillopora verrucosa isolate sample1 chromosome 2, ASM3666991v2, whole genome shotgun sequence genome has a segment encoding these proteins:
- the LOC131799539 gene encoding uncharacterized protein: MKHAPSKIHHFSDASLDEPIRRDLNSWIRNIDERTSCQRLQILFSFSVPCHEALEHIMKLKVPIISAGAGNGYWEFLLQQRGADIVAFDQNTVYPTDMRYTEIMEGDPSILCDYKDRALLLSWPDHAEDCSFSLDCLKYYSGKTIIHIGELFGETLSSNPWGQTTSRAFQLRLGETFRCVSRVQLPNWPGHMDSLTVWSRAPDVVDCDGADMVFIPLENTRYFGWSGN, encoded by the exons ATGAAACATGCTCCTAGCAAAATTCACCATTTTTCTGACGCTTCTTTAGACGAGCCAATTAGAAGGGATTTAAACTCCTGGATCAG AAACATAGATGAGAGGACTTCATGCCAAAGACTACagatcttattttcattttccgtcCCTTGTCATGAGGCTCTTGAACATataatgaaattaaaagttcCCATCATCTCTGCAGGTGCT GGAAATGGTTATTGGGAGTTTCTACTCCAACAGCGAGGAGCAGACATAGTGGCTTTTGATCAAAACACTGTGTATCCGACAGATATGAGATACACAGAGATCATg GAAGGTGACCCAAGTATTTTATGTGATTATAAAGACAGAGCTTTACTGTTGAGCTGGCCTGATCATGCAG agGATTGTTCATTTTCACTGGACTGTCTGAAATACTACAGCGGAAAAACTATCATTCACATCGGCGAACTCTTTGGCGAAACACTCTCCTCAAATCCCTGGGGTCAAACTACCTCACGTGCTTTCCAACTTCGACTCGGGGAAACTTTTCGCTGCGTGTCACGTGTTCAGCTTCCAAACTGGCCTGGTCACATGGATTCATTAACAGTTTGGTCACGTGCTCCAGATGTCGTTGACTGTGACGGAGCTGATATGGTGTTTATTCCtttggagaacacgagataCTTTGGGTGGAGTGGCAATTGA
- the LOC131799533 gene encoding serine/arginine-rich splicing factor 6, with amino-acid sequence MSCRVYLGRLPYGTREKDVDKFFRSYGKLREVNLKNGYGFVEFEDPRDADDAVYECNGREMMGERILVEHSRGTARGFSSGRKSRARDKYGPPVRTPWRITVENLSTRISWQDLKDYARQAGEVTYGDAHKQRQGEGTLEFATKRDMKNALRKLDGTELHGKKIRLIDESPRSRSRSRSRSRSRSRSRSRSHSRSRRQNSRSRTRSRSHSPRRKRSRSKSRSKSRSKSRSKSPRHSRSRSKSHSKSRSRSRSRSPQKSRSRSRSASRTPRNDKAGSAEPGADENQNHNPADGDAEPQ; translated from the exons ATGAGCTGCCGAGTTTACTTGGGAAGACTACCGTATGGCACGAGGGAAAAGGACGTTGATAAATTCTTTCGCAGCTACGGAAAACTGCGCGAAGTTAACTTAAAGAACGGATATGGATTTGTG GAATTTGAGGATCCGAGAGATGCAGATGATGCAGTTTATGAATGCAATGGTAGAGAAATGATGGGAGAAAG AATTCTGGTGGAACATTCTCGTGGGACTGCTAGAGGCTTTAGCAGTGGTCGCAAGTCAAGAGCTAGAGATAA GTATGGTCCACCTGTAAGGACACCATGGCGAATCACTGTTGAAAACTTATCAACACGAATTAGTTGGCAG GACCTGAAGGATTATGCACGTCAAGCTGGTGAGGTGACATACGGAGATGCCCACAAGCAAAGGCAGGGTGAAGG TACCCTAGAGTTTGCAACCAAGAGAGATATGAAAAATGCGTTGAGGAAACTGGACGGAACTGAActgcatggaaaaaaaataaggctGATAGAC GAAAGCCCGCGTTCGCGATCCCGTTCCCGATCGCGATCCAGAAGCAGATCTAGATCCAGGTCTCGCTCTCATTCACGCTCGCGTCGCCAGAATTCACGTTCACGTACCAGGTCACGGTCTCACTCACCAAGACGCAAGAGATCTCGCTCTAAGTCTCGCTCCAAATCACGCTCTAAGTCTCGCTCAAAGTCACCTAGGCACTCGAGATCTAGATCAAAGTCCCATTCAAAGTCTCGCTCTCGTTCTCGGTCGCGATCCCCTCAGAAGTCTAGATCACGTTCTCGTTCTGCCTCTCGAACGCCGAGAAATGACAAAGCCGGATCAGCCGAGCCTGGAGCTGATGAGAACCAGAATCATAATCCTGCTGATGGTGACGCTGAGCCCCAGTAA